A genome region from Hordeum vulgare subsp. vulgare chloroplast, complete genome includes the following:
- the rps19 gene encoding ribosomal protein S19 encodes MTRKKTNPFVAHHLLAKIEKVNMKEEKETIVTWSRASSILPTMVGHTIAIHNGKEHIPIYITNPMVGRKLGEFVPTRHFTSYENARKDTKSRR; translated from the coding sequence GTGACACGAAAAAAAACGAATCCTTTTGTAGCTCATCATTTATTGGCAAAGATAGAAAAGGTCAATATGAAGGAGGAGAAAGAAACAATAGTAACGTGGTCCCGGGCATCTAGCATTCTACCCACAATGGTTGGCCATACAATTGCGATTCATAATGGAAAGGAACATATACCTATTTACATAACAAATCCTATGGTAGGTCGCAAATTGGGAGAATTCGTGCCTACTCGGCATTTTACGAGTTATGAAAATGCAAGAAAGGATACTAAATCTCGTCGTTAA
- the psbA gene encoding photosystem II protein D1, with protein sequence MTAILERRESTSLWGRFCNWITSTENRLYIGWFGVLMIPTLLTATSVFIIAFIAAPPVDIDGIREPVSGSLLYGNNIISGAIIPTSAAIGLHFYPIWEAASVDEWLYNGGPYELIVLHFLLGVACYMGREWELSFRLGMRPWIAVAYSAPVAAATAVFLIYPIGQGSFSDGMPLGISGTFNFMIVFQAEHNILMHPFHMLGVAGVFGGSLFSAMHGSLVTSSLIRETTENESANEGYKFGQEEETYNIVAAHGYFGRLIFQYASFNNSRSLHFFLAAWPVVGIWFTALGISTMAFNLNGFNFNQSVVDSQGRVINTWADIINRANLGMEVMHERNAHNFPLDLAAVEVPAING encoded by the coding sequence ATGACTGCAATTTTAGAGAGACGCGAAAGTACAAGCCTGTGGGGTCGCTTCTGCAACTGGATAACTAGCACTGAAAATCGTCTTTACATCGGATGGTTCGGTGTTTTGATGATCCCTACCTTATTGACCGCAACTTCTGTATTTATTATCGCCTTCATCGCTGCCCCTCCAGTAGATATTGATGGTATTCGCGAGCCTGTTTCTGGTTCTTTACTTTATGGAAACAATATTATCTCTGGTGCTATTATTCCTACTTCTGCGGCGATCGGATTGCACTTTTACCCAATTTGGGAAGCTGCATCTGTTGATGAGTGGTTATACAATGGTGGTCCTTATGAGCTAATTGTTCTACACTTCTTACTTGGTGTAGCTTGTTATATGGGTCGTGAGTGGGAACTTAGTTTCCGTCTGGGTATGCGTCCTTGGATTGCTGTTGCATATTCAGCTCCTGTTGCAGCTGCTACTGCTGTTTTCTTGATTTACCCTATTGGTCAAGGAAGCTTTTCTGATGGTATGCCTTTAGGAATCTCTGGTACTTTCAACTTTATGATTGTATTCCAGGCAGAGCACAACATCCTTATGCATCCATTCCACATGTTAGGTGTAGCTGGTGTATTCGGCGGTTCCCTATTCAGTGCTATGCATGGTTCCTTGGTAACCTCTAGTTTGATCAGGGAAACTACTGAAAATGAATCTGCTAATGAGGGTTACAAATTTGGTCAAGAGGAAGAGACTTATAATATTGTGGCTGCTCATGGTTATTTTGGCCGATTAATCTTCCAATATGCTAGTTTCAACAACTCTCGTTCTTTACACTTCTTCTTGGCTGCTTGGCCTGTAGTAGGAATCTGGTTCACTGCTTTAGGTATTAGTACTATGGCTTTCAACCTAAATGGTTTCAATTTCAACCAATCTGTAGTTGATAGTCAAGGTCGCGTTATTAATACTTGGGCTGATATCATCAACCGTGCTAACCTTGGTATGGAAGTAATGCACGAACGTAATGCTCACAACTTCCCTCTAGACTTAGCTGCTGTTGAAGTTCCAGCTATTAATGGATAA